The genome window agactttattcTCTTCCACTTGACTTTCTGAAGCATTTTTGTCATGGAGAGATTGACTGCAAAGAGAGACACaggttttttactttttattttttgaccagTTTAGAGGGGCATTTACTGCGACTTAGAGACACAAAATGCAGGCCTGTGCTTCTGCTCTTGACTGTCAAAATATGTGATTGCAAGGCGTCCTTTAGAATGAGTCCCCATAGGGGTACCAGAGAGCCAAGAAATGCTGGGGATCCATTCTTCTGTGTCTGCCTTGAGGAATATACCATCTGGAGTCTCTGAGGTGTTCTCTTGCTAGAAGCCCTACAGAAGGGAGAGGATTCTCCCTTTACACGCCATTTTGCCTTGCATCAGATGCTAGAGTCCGTGTTATCTCATTACAGATCTAAAACTGAGTATTTCTGAATTCACCTCACCTCTCTTCATCTACTCTTTACTCTAACACAGCAGTGCCTTTCCCTCCCGCACAGTTCTCCTTTTAGTAAGAGCATCTGATGTTTTATTTCCGTCTTGTGGAGACTCCAGCCAGAGCTGACTGTTTCTAACCTGCCATCCTCCCCACATCACTGTTGCTGTCTATCATAACCAGCAAAGCCTTCGCTGTCACAGTAAcacagggagaggacattccaccCAACACACTGGGAAGCAATGGAAACAGGGGCAGGGTTTCCTTGGAAACTGCAGTTCTTTTTCTAAGGATGCTTTCCTGGAATTAGCATTTGAGAAACAATCAACATTGGGGTTCCTTTAGtgacatgtgtcttagttagggtttctattgctgcgacaaaacaccatgaccaaaaagcaagttggaggaaagggtttattaggcttacaacTGGATCTCATCCTGGCGTTTCCTCaactgaattctctctctctctctctccccacccccgctTGCTGGTCATGATTTCAGATACTACTCCAGCTCCATGCTTGCCTCCATGTCACCATGTCCCCTGCcgtggtggtcatggactcaccctatgaaactgtaagcaagcccccaattcaATACCTTCCATCATAAGTTGTCTTAGTCACGGTGTcacatcacagcagtagaatagtGTTTAAGAAACCTTGAAACTGCTTTCTTCACAAAACTCTGAAGCAGGCCTTGGATTCCTTGCCATTTTAAACTAAAGGAGAACCTAAAAAGATATAGATGAAGTGATTAATAAAATGACCCTCAACCAGGAATCAGCGATTAGCCATAACTCAGTACTTGATCATCTTCTATTATCAGTGCTACTATACTTTGCAGACATTCAGAAATTGACCCGTTGGGATCAGCAATGTTTCTTTCCAATCTGTTCCTGGCTTCAGTGTAATGGGAGGTGAGAGGAAACTGGAACCAAGTCTGAGGAAGCAGCACCCTCAGGACACTGCTCACCCTCACTTCCCACCTCATCACCCACAGACTCTGCAATTACAATCATAATGATTTGTGAATCAGCAAATGACAGAGAACCAGGGAGAGGGCTGGCCTCAGGGAtggagatgggaagaaggagCCCTTTTCCCCTGTGAACCAAACTCCTGACAGCAGGGAGAGCTGCTGTGAACACAGGGAGTGGGGATGATAAACAGGGCCTGGCTGGTGCAGTGAGGACACCCACTGAGTCCTGCACAGACTGCCCAGGTGAGTGCTGCTCTGTCATGTAGACTGAAGCTGCCTTGGACTTTGGAAGGGACACTGTGAGGCAGGGTGACTTTAGGTGTGAATAAGGAGGGTCTCAGTTCATCTGTCACTGTGCAAAAGGAAGGCGGCAGGACCCGGGGAGCAAACAGTTTATCACTTTCTACCTGTCATCCAGAACCTCGGTAAGTCAGAGTTTGCAGCAGTCCGTGGTGCATGGCGGCAGAGCTGCTCATCCCATGGCCCGGCAGAGACAGGACATGGGGGTCTGGGGGCATTTGAGTCTGGATGTGGGGAAGGACTTACGCTTTCCACATTttacactcaaaaaaaaaaaaaaaatcaaagattttaTTTGAGCTGAGTGTCTCATTTCTCATGTTTTTCAGTCTTTTAAGATAGGGCTCCCTTGCCTCtgactctggttttgtttttctgaacttGCCAAACTATAACATAGTGAACACAGTGTACAATTGTACAGACTTGGCAAAGTATACTTGACACCTCACAGTATGCTTGCATGGGACAAAGCAGCATCCTCAGGTTACAGAGGAGAACACTGGATGTGAGGAAGCCAGATTACATGATCAACGTGATACAAGCAGAAATGAGAGACTGGATTTGAGTCTGGAGTGGTTGACTGTAAAGAAGGTTCTTGTGCATgcttaactttgtgtgtgtgtgtgtgtgtgtgtgtgtgtgtgtgtgtgtgtgtgtgtgtgtgaatacagggTGGGGAGAACATGTTGGTATGTGCAAGTGGTGGGGGTACATTGGTATATGCAGGTAGaggtgtctgcatgtgtgtgcatgcatgagtgtgtatgattgtgtgtggACAAGATATCAACCTCGCATGTCTGCAGCTCACTGCTTCTCCTCGACTGGCTGGCTAGAGACTCCAAGagatcttcctctctctgcatccacaatgctggaattaaaagcaggaTGCCACATGGCATTTTTGTGGGGCTTCTgggcatggaactcaggtcctcatgcctctaCTGGGGTATTTTACCAAGTGAGGCATCTTCTCAGCACCATGAACTTTAAACTTCTAAAGTTTATGGTATTTTCTCAAGCATTTGGTATATTTGTAACGCACTCCCACATATTTTGCTACAGAAACCTTGATTTCATTTCATTCACACAGAGTAAATTTACTGCTACATGCCTTAGGTGAGAAACATATGAAAAGCTTATTAAAATATGGCATAGCGGCCCTGGATTAGACGGGTACTTATAGACATTAGACTTCAAGCTCTTTCAGTTCAGATGCAGCACTGTTAAGGAGATCAAGGGCTACTTCATTCTTACAAATTCTATTGCCGATGGCTCCAAGAACTTAGAAGTATCTGAAAACCTCATCAAATCACAAAATAATTAATAGAGATATTGCAAGTCAATTTAAACCACTATACTTTTCTTAAAGGATAATTCATATCTTTCACTAAATTGATGGAAGCTTGCAAATTCGTGTACCAAATGTGTCACCCAAACTAAGTTGATTTCTTCAGaccattcagtttttaaatatcaTAAGAAAGAGACCAATTTGAGTGTATCTACACGTGGGCTGCCAGCTTTCCTCTGTGTTTAGTGTgcagttttaaaaagaagtgcCTCATTTAATAACTTGTTCATAAACTAGTTTTGAGTATGCATTAGCAGATTCTCCAAACCAAAGCAGTGTCTCTGAGGCATGCTTACTATCCAGGGCAGGAAGGCAGCAGATCCACAGGGAAGACAGCCTGGAGAGTTCAGGGAAAGCACAGCAGGTGAAACTCGGAGCTGATATGGATAAGATGGAGAGTAGGTCGCTGTGAAGCATGATGCCCTGACAAAGATCAACAGGGATATATTATGCACAGTCCTGTGGCTAGGAAAGCACCAGTGCTACATTTGAGGTGGTGAAGGGAATTCAGGAATAATTGTGATAAGGAAAGGATGCTAAATAGTGAAGGACAAAGACAATTAAGGTTGAATTGCATTCTGAATGTTTTCTAAGAGGTGAAGCAGATAGCATATTTGTTTGTTCCAACAGCATTGTGTGTTATGTGTAggtgttttttggggggaggggggtataTGTGTGCAGTTAATcttgcacaagtgtgtgtgcaagtagaggccagagatcagcATTGGGGTCTGCTTCAATAGCTTTCCACCATCAGTTTTCAGTCAGGTCTCTCTGAACATAGAGCTCCCTGATTCTACTAGGCTAGCTGACCAGGGAACTCCAAGGACATGTCTCTCTCCATATCAAATCCTTTCCCACCAGCACTGGGGCTTCAAATCTGCACTTGTTTGGCCAGTTTGTATTTGGTTGCTAGGGATCAGACTTGGGTCCTCATATTTGGACAGCATGCCTTTTACAGACTATGCTGTATCCCCAGCTCCTAAAAGAATATTTTGACTTGAATATATAAGGAGAAATATGAAAAGGATACCATTCATAAACAGTTTACACATTTGCATGGAATATTAGAGAGATGTAGTTCATTGGTTGTGGCATTTCTAACTGAGAAATTGTTCGTCTCAACACACCTTAAAGCATATAATCAGCTGCATGCCTCTTGGGTTAGAGTCCATATAGCCAGTGCCTGAGCTAGGAAATGTTTGCGTGGTGTTTTCTTTTAGAGGAAGTCTcagtagaaagagagagcaagaccAAGGTAggtgggaggaaaaggaaattacCTTCCTGGTTTGTCGTACCTAGAAAGCTGGGAACACAAATCCCATCAGACTTACTTCCACCTTGATGTGAGAGGACAGGACTCCTGTCCTCTACATCCCACAAAACATTCACTCCTGTGCCACTTATGGAAAGGGATATGAGAAGTGGAGTATATCATACAATCTCCCCTGAGAACCTAGTCCATTTGTTCAAGAACAGTTTTCTGGAGGAGTGTCAAGCTCTTTATTAGTTCCACAACCACTTCAGTGATGGTTGCATATGGACAGTGAAGAGGACCAGGATGAGGAGCCAGCACAGTCCAGGAGCCTGAGGTCACACTGGGTGTGAGGAGGGAAAACAAAGTGGCCTGTCAGGTAATAATCAGGACTGTGTTGTTTGGAGAACTGACAAAGTGATGCCATGCTTTTAGCTTTGTTCTAGGAAGAGCATGGTCACATGAAATTGAGGGAATGAGGATCATCATAAAAGGTAGGATTTATACCCTTATTGTAGCTATATCATTTCCATGGGAATGgaaaaaatataaaccaaaaacaaataaatgaacaaaaaaaaaaagaaaagaaaagacgaAGAATATGACCAGGCATCATTAAGAAAAGAacagcatgtgtgtacatacttgAAACCATTCCTTTCGTTGGAATAAGCAGAGAACATCTGACATGTTTCTCACATGATATTCCCTAGTGATGTGCATAAAGTCAGAAGATGAAGTGGAGTAACATTATCCAGACAATAATCTTCCTTTGTCTTATTGGGCCTGGAACTGTGGGAAATATCCTAATGTTTGTGAGACAGGTGTACACGTCTGCCTTGGGCACTGAGAAAAAGCCTGTGGACCTCATTCTCATCCACTTGGCATTTTCTAATATGATCATTATTTGCACCACAGGAATCAGAGACATAGCCACAGTGTTTTATTTCAGAAACTTCCTCGGAGATATTGGCTGTAAAGCTGTGGTTTATCTGGCAAGGACGGCCCGGGGCCTCTCCATCTGCACCACCTGTCTCCTCAGTATGGTCCAGGCTCTCACCATCAGTCCCAGGACCACCATTTGGAGGAAGCTCAAACCACAGACCTCATGGCAAATTCTTACCTATGTCTTACTCTTTTGGATCTTTAATGGCCTCACAAGTTCCAACTTGTTGTACTATATGACAGCAGGCGGCAGCTTGAACAGATCTGGAGTTGCAGGGTATATTGGATATTGCTATATGCTTCCATCCAGGGACACAGTCAAGTGGCTTTTCCTCTTGCTCATGGCTGTTCGTGACCTCATCTTTCAGAGTCTCATGGGCTGGAGCAGTGgacacatttcttt of Peromyscus leucopus breed LL Stock chromosome 5, UCI_PerLeu_2.1, whole genome shotgun sequence contains these proteins:
- the LOC114702039 gene encoding putative vomeronasal receptor-like protein 4 gives rise to the protein MKWSNIIQTIIFLCLIGPGTVGNILMFVRQVYTSALGTEKKPVDLILIHLAFSNMIIICTTGIRDIATVFYFRNFLGDIGCKAVVYLARTARGLSICTTCLLSMVQALTISPRTTIWRKLKPQTSWQILTYVLLFWIFNGLTSSNLLYYMTAGGSLNRSGVAGYIGYCYMLPSRDTVKWLFLLLMAVRDLIFQSLMGWSSGHISFYLYKHHKQVLYLHSRRPVNSFSPEIKAAQSILILMACFLAFYWADFIFSFYTGSMVTHDSIILNIKTCLVLGYAVLSPFVLMSRAVPVAKALCSH